Below is a window of Rattus norvegicus strain BN/NHsdMcwi chromosome 5, GRCr8, whole genome shotgun sequence DNA.
TGAGAGTGCCAAGTGGCCCATGCTAAGTAGCCACCACTGCACAAAGCACATTAACCCAGAAGGTTAGAGGGCAATGATGACCTGTGACCGACCATACCCTGACAGGGTTGCTCTCTTTTCTGATCTCTATGATCTCCTGGAAGAAGAAAAGgccagggttttgttgttgtttgtttgtttgtttttgttgttttctttttccaatgaCGAAATTCGGGACGGTTAGGTAGTCACTCGCTGCAGACTGTGAATCCTGAGCTTCTGTTTTCGTATCCTCCCCAGAGCAGGGAGTGATGGGATGGAGGACCATTTACAGTTCTGAGCTTTCTGGCAGTCAGCAGAACATCGTGGAAATGACCCGTTGGGAGACATGGGTGAAGTGGCTTAAGGCCAATGTTATAACCAGATGTTTGCTTCCTAGCGGGATCCGGGTGGGCTACACGCCAGGTGTCCTGACAGACGCCACGGCAGAACTTGCTGTCTCCCTCCTGCTCACCACCTGCCGCCGGTTGCCGGAAGCCATAGAGGAAGTAAAGAAGTAAGTGGATGCCTGGGAAAGTCAGGTAGGCTCCGCAGTGAGACCTGAGCGCTCAGGGCAGCCCCGTCCAGATAGGCTTTGTCTCTGGATTAGGGAGATAGATTCAGCTAAAATAattaaagcacaaagcacacGCAGAGCTGCGTTAAAGGGAACAGGAAGGGAAGTCATGAGAGGTGAAGCTGAGGGAGGAGCAAATTCTGCTGACCCGGAAGCAGTGGAATGGATCCCGGACCTGGGGGTGGAATGCTGAattcccccatcccccatgcTGAAGGGGGGTGACAAGCTAGAGGACAAGAAATACCTTTGAGAGTCAAGGCtgcccatatcacactgccatgACTCTTCAATGTGAGGAACAGGGATCTTTCTCGATAATGCCCAGGGGCAGCACGAGCGGCCACGTGACACCGTGGGCACAACAGAGAAAAGCATTTTCCCATCAGGTGCAAGGGTTCTGGGTGAGAAGCCCGAGTCTGGCCCGCGCAGGGTCTCGGGGTGCACTCTGGAGGTCACCTTTGTGTTGCGTGATTCCAGAACTTGTTCAGAAACCCCACTCTTAAGTTTGCTTCGCATTCTGCCTGGGGCAGGTCGCCCTTCTGCCCTACCTATGGGCTCACTCCCTGTGTCCCTCTTGGCTTCAAAGGGATCCATTCATTTGTTAGCCACTCTTGTCCTATGACCTGGAAGCAGAATTAGCTTCAGACAAAGGCCAGGAGCGCTCCGGGTGTGGGCCCCTGTGTGGTCCCTTTTCTCTTGTCAAGGTCTGACTGCTGCTCACCACCCTTCTCCCCACAGCGGTGGCTGGAGCTCCTGGAGCCCCTTGTGGATGTGCGGTTATGGACTCTCCGAGAGCACTGTTGGCATTGTGGGGCTGGGGCGCATAGGTGAGGCTCCCACTGCCCGCTCTCGGCTTTCCCCTTTTGGTTGAGACCCCAGTGCCATGGTCCTCGGTGTCCTTTGGTGAGGCTGTGCATGTGGCTAAAGGAATAAAAAGGCAGCTCGAGTTCCCAGAACTCTGGTTTCAGGGGCAGCTTGCTGAGAGCCAGGGTTCTTTTACTAATTTGCGCAAAGGCTATAAGATGCTGGGCTAGCCATGGGAATCAGGCTACCGTGGGAAAGCCTGCACCAACCTTGGACCCCGGTTCTGGAAGGTGGGCTACTTCCCACTCTGGAGTTGCAGCCGAGGGTCCCCTCTCCTTCAGTGCTGACCCTTCTGAAGCCTGGTGGGAGGCTAAGCTGCTGTCATCCTGCCTGTACAGAGGCAGCCTAGGGGTGGGGACTGAAGGTGACCTGTCTGGACAGCCAACACTCCTTGGAGCTTCTTGGAGGAGTCCAATAACCTGGGGTGTGTTCCAGTCTGAGAACACAAGTGCCCtcacctgtgtgcatgcatgaaaaACTCTGGTAGGTCTGGTAGGGCAAGTCGGCAGCTGGCAATGCCACCAAAAGTCAAATGAGGTAGGGCTGTATTCACAGAAGTAGAGGActcagaaggagggaggagatcTCTTGAACCCCTCTCTTCAGAGATGCCACATCCAGTTCTTGCTGAAGGTCAGCAAGTGACCGTCAAGATGACTGGGACCATGTGAAGCCAGTGTAAGCCAGTCCTACAGAGAGTGGCACTGCCTCTAGGTCCCTGAGGGCAGTATACTAGCTGGGGATCTGTCACTCTGGGGCAGCCTAAGCCCCATTAAGACAGAAAAAGGACCCACCTCTACCGGTAACCGGCACTTGCCCTCTGGAAGGTGGGAGCAAATCATGGATTCCTTGCCCCTAGGTCAGGCCATTGCTCGACGACTGAAACCATTTGGTGTCCAGAGATTTCTCTACACGGGGCGCCAGCCCAGGCCTCAGGAAGCAGCAGAGTTTCAGGCAGAGTTTGGTAAGAAACGACCCTGACTTCTGTtctgcgttctctctctctctctctctctctctctctctctctctctctctctctctctctctctctgtgtgtgtgtgtgtgagagagagagagagagagagagagagagagagagagagagagagggagagagagagagattaatttaCAGGCagaatgcaggtgtgtgtgtgtgtgtgtgtgtgtgtgatttacagCCAGGATGCAGGAGCTTGAGTTGTCCGGGGGCTTCTGTGATCTTTATGTGTTATGCATTCTACCTCCTTGAGACATGGAGGACCAGTCAGGGGCACAGACTTCCATCATGGATCCTAGACCTGAAGTTTTCTCATCTAGGTGGGAAGCCCTGGCAATTGCTCTGTTTCTGCCCATCTCAGAGTTTCTACTGCAGGCATAGTCAGGCTGTGTGGCTtattatatgggtgctgggacccaactCTGGCCCTCATGATAGTTtcaactgccgagccatctctatAACTCCGACGTCACagtgtttgagacatggtctctcactgaaccaagaACTCACTGATGTGGCTGGCGGGCACCGGGAGCTCCAGGGAACCACCTGTCTGCATCTCTCCTGGGTTGGGAGTTTTTGGGAGTCTTGACCAGTTTTTTAGGTGGGGGTCGTTGGGAATCGAAACTCAGATTTTCATGCTCATGCAATGTGCACTTTACACACTGAGATATCTCCCTAGccctctgattttgttttttgagctaGTGTCAATGTATAGCTCTGGTTGGCCTCAAAGTCAAGGTAgccttcttcctgcctcagtctccagagccCTGGAATTGCTGGcatatgctaccatgcctggaATCCTGAGAGTTTCCTGTGTGCATATGGGAGCTACTCCATTTCATTGGTCTCTGCCATCTTGCTGCCCCTCCTTGGTGGTCAGCCTCTGATGAAGCTCTCTCCTCTCAGTGCCTATTGCTCAGCTGGCTGCCGAGTCAGACTTCATTGTAGTGTCCTGCTCCTTAACACCGGCTACCAGGGGGCTCTGCAACAAGGACTTCTTCCAGAAGATGAAGAACACTGCTGTCTTCATCAACATCAGCAGGTAGCTGAGGGCGGTCCTTGTCCCTGAGTCCCCTCGCACTCCTGGAGATGGGCGTGTCGAATGCAGTTGACCGGGAGTTTCTGTTCTCTATTGGTTGGTGATGAGAGGGCTCAGGACGGGCATGTCAACCTCCATAAACCAACAGCCCTTTGAGAAATTCCAGAGGAAGAGCAGTTAGCACAGGGCCCAGCCTTCTGGTTCCCTGCAGTAACCCAACCTTGCCCAGGGTTCGGCTCACAGTAGTGTGATTCTGGGAGCAAGTCACTAGGGCCCTCCAGCAGGCCCGCTTCCCTCTGCTGCAAAGGCTGGGGCCTCTGTAGGGTCTTTCAGAGACCAATCTTCCATGTTACTGAGCCTGGCCTAACTTCATTGAACCTGTGTGGCCTTGGGGACACAGACCCTAAAACTCACTTCAGGGCAGTGGTCCTGTGATATAGCAATGCCCCTGTCCTTGCCTCCCTAACTCCTCCCTAGTTGGCACCCTTTGACCCTTGCTTTTGAGACAGCCTCACTCAAGCCAAGTCTGGCTTGGACTTGTAAtctttttgcctcagcctccaaggactgggattataggtgtgcagcACCATATCTAGCTCCTTTGAACCTGAAACCAGGTTTGAGAACGTTAGGTGAAACCACCTCAAGGGTTCATGTGTTCCGCAAGTGTCTGCCTACTTCCGGCGTTCCCCGGGGTACCAACATTTAGCCACCAAGCGCGACCTGGGCGTGGGATTAAAAGCAAAGCAGGACTCATGCCCCTGGCAGCCCTGGCTTCCACCTACCCAGCACCAGGATGCACTCCAGGCTTTCCAGGGCTCTGCATGCTGATAGTCCATTCCTCAAGTACTACTGAGCGCACGATAGGAAGGTTCCAGAAAGCCAGTTCTTGACCTCATTGGTGGCTCACATGGGTGCAGGTAGGTTTCTCTGCCCTTGTTGGCCAAATATGTGATGGCTATTCTGTGGTTCTTGGCCACGGTCTAGGGGCCAGCTAGATCAGAAGCGCCTGTGTGGGCTAATACAACTGCAGTCTCCTGGGCCCTGTGCGTGCAGAGTGCTTGTGTTACACTCCCATGCACCAGAACTCCTGCACGGTAGGGCTTTCTTAGGAACCCGGTGGCCCTCGTAAGAGATTATTAGCTCTGTCACGAGCTAGTGAGTGGCAGGGCGCTGGTCAAGATGAGCACTCTCATGCAGACTCCCTGTAGTTAGTCCTGCCTGAGAAGTCAGTGCAGGCGCTTGGTGTATGGGAAAATGTATTCTGTGAGTTGTTCTGCCCTAAAGGTGGCTTGGGTGGAGAGAGTTTCTGAGCCTTTCCCCCATCACCATTGTCACCTCCAGAGGAGATGTGGtaaaccaggaagacctgtaccAGGCATTAGCCAGTGGTCAGATTGCAGCAGCAGGACTGGATGTGACCACCCCAGAACCACTGCCTCCAAGCCACCCCCTGCTGACCCTCAAGAACTGCGGTAAGAACCATTTCTAGTGCAAATGCATAGCTGCCCTGTGGAGCAGGCCTGGCCGGGGAGCTAGCTGAAGCAATGCTAACCCTGCCTGGGATTGGGAGTGCGTAGAATAATAAATAGTGAGGGCTGTTTAACAGGAGTGCAGTGCTCAGCTGGGTCCCCAGACAGGTCCAAGAGGTGAACAGGCTTGTTAAAGGGAGGCTGACCTAACTCCCATAGCTTAGCTACTCATGGCTCTAAATGGCTGTTGACGGTGTTTGGGAAAGTAATGACACCACCAGAAGTTATCGAGTGGTAGCTCACTCATGGTGTGGCTGGAGAGTTCCTTAGGCTCTCCAGCACATGCGCTCACCAGCCATCAGGCCCCCAGGCAACTTCTGAGCTGGACCCCTCTTCAGCCTTTTGAGCTTCTGTCCCGTTTTGTCCTCGAGGGCCCTAGATACTTCTGGGCTTGCCCTATTGCTATTTTGTCAGCAAGTGCAATTGCTCTAATATCGTTTGTGGTCTCTTGGAGGGACAGTCACTGGATTGTCAGGTCCTGCCCTAAGGGCTTCTGCGGGTCTGGGCTGCAGCCTGAGACTGTGCACTTAACGGGTCCTGAGGGTGCTGGTGCCCTGGGAGTGTTTTGAGACCCTGGCCTCAGGGcttgcctttccttttttttttttcttttttttcttttttttctttttttttcggagctggggaccgaacccagggccttgcgcttgctaggcaagcgctctaccactgagctaaatccccaacccttgcctTTCCTTTTTGTCTCCAGCCTTCCGAGAGGAATCAGGGCTATTGGTGTCCCTCTGCACTGCGCACATGTCCTTGCTGCCTCTTTAGTGAAGGCACCTGAATTGCAACCCTTAGTAAAATCCTCCTGACCTGATCGCTGTGGCCAGCCTACAACGAACATTGGCTGTCCACAGCCAGGAAAACTGGCCACATCCTCATTTCATGTCCTCATACTGCTTTGGAAGGCAGGCAGCTCTTTAGAGTTTCATTTGCTTTGCACTGGAACCAGAGGCACCTACGGTATCACCCAGCATTCCATCATCGAGTTACCTCTTGTAGTTCAGAAGCCATCACTTTCAAGGGTGCAGGGTTAGCTGCTAGGCTTCTAAGCTGGTGCCTACTTTCACTGTCTACAAGTGACTCCCTGTTGCCTACCATATTTTTAAGGGTTCAAatcttttgtgtgcatgtgtgtggggaaTGGGAGACCCAAATGGGTCTCAGCATTTGCCCCTCTGAACCCTAAAGGAATGGGGTTCATGGGGAACATCTACCCTCCCTAAGTGTAGGAGGACACAAGCAGAGGACACATTGGTAGGAGTGTGGAGGCAGAGCCTTTGTCCTGGTAACCTGGGATCaatgcttccttctctcctcagtGATCCTGCCCCACATCGGCAGTGCCACCTACAAAACTCGCAACACCATGTCCTTGCTGGCGGCTAACAACTTGCTGGCTGGCCTAAGAGGGGAGCCAATGCCCAGTGAACTCAAGCTGTAGCCAGATGGGCTTTCATGGACTGGAGACATCTCGCTGGACAAACCCAAGCTGAAGTCTGGACTGAGGCCAGAGCTTGGGGCATGCCCCCTCTGCTGTGTTCTCAGTGGACATGGGAACGGACAGATGGGCTTGCCATATACTTGCCAAAAGCCTGTAATTCTAACATTAAACAGTTTCTGACACGGTGTCTAGGTCTATGACTTGGGGCACTAACAAAAAGAGCATCTCAGGGAATCTGGGATCTGCTTGGCTCTGCTTCCCACACTGCCCTCAACCAaacttcctccctttcctctccctgagGAGATACAAGCAGAACCAGAAAAACATAGGGCCTGAACTCAGTACCATGTCCACGGTGAAAGAGCAGATTACAAAGGGGAGAAAACTGAAGGGAGAAGGCAAGCCAGCACCATCGGTCAGCAGTAGTGAAGGCAGGATTCCCAGTTTTGATTGGTGTCCGTGTCTACCCCTTGTTCCCCGTGCTCCGGGTAGGTGCTCCTTTTAAATCACCTTCATTCCTCCCCAAGGCTAGGCCACAAGCACTGCCACTGCGAACCTTCCCTTCCCACACAGCACAGGCAGGCATGCAGGCAGCTGCAGGGAAAGCTGGAGTACCTCAAGGATGGGCGCACTCCTATCTTGGAGGCTCCACTGACTTGAAGACAACCTAGCAGTGGGTCAGTACAGAGCCCTTCCATTTTATTTCAACCCAAACCTTAGCAAAGGAGACCGTGTGTTTAGAGGCATGAATAtgacaaatttttaattttaaaatgtttcgaCCAGCATTAGCACCCGACGGGCGCCTCTACACTCGATGCCATCTCCAGAAGATTGTACATGATTATTCCGGGTTATCGTTAAGGCTAAACATCAAAAGTCAGGCCCCCAGTCCCAGTCAGAATCCCAGTGAAACTCCAGGTCCCAGCAGCCCTGGGCTAGTTTCCCAGGGACCCTGGGGCAGCTTTGAGTGCTGCAGCATGTTGGAGGACACTGGCCTCAAGCTTGCTTCTCACATGAAGAGACTGACTACGAGGTAGATGAGATTCCAGGTCCAcccagcagcagaggcaggcaggcaccaTCGAGTGCCGGCACTGGCCCCAGAGCAAAGTCCGCTTGTATCGAAGCTGAGGTGAGTAGACTCGAAGCACCACATCTTTAAGACAGGAGGGACAACTGCTACTTTATGCCTGTGACATTGGCTCCTCACCAGTCCTCCATGCTGACTGCCTGACTCCTACTGGTCCCTATGAAGGTGGAtggagagatccacctgcatcgaGTGTCAACGGGTGCTGACAATAAGCCACACCACATTTCTCAAGTGACCCACTGCCTTCAGTGGTCTCTTCCCCCCACACTGCTCAGCAGGAGGCCAGCTTCCCATTCGGGCTCTTCCTGGGAATCAGTTCGGATGCCATGCCCTCTAGGAGCATCACCGGTCGGGCCACAGCTTCATGGTCACATCAGCCAGAGAGGACACATGCTCACTTCTGTCTTAGGATATACAGACATGTGGCTCTCTAAAGTTAATGAATTTCTCTGAACTGCATACAATGGTTTGGTATCTCTGAAAAAAGTATGAGAAGAATTCTTGTTAAACTTGAGCTTACAGATACGTGTGAACCTGTGCTGTTCTCCTGGGTGCACGTCAGGATGCAGCAACCTGACAGCATGGTGATCAGTGGACAGGAAGGCAGCGGATAGAGAGACCCTGACAGAGAATTGAATGCCACTCCTAGAACCTTGGATATTTTTGGTGAATTCTATGCTGTAGGCTGCCT
It encodes the following:
- the Grhpr gene encoding glyoxylate reductase/hydroxypyruvate reductase — encoded protein: MFAAAGLVKPARLMKVFVTGPLPAQGRAALAQATDCEVEQWNSDDPIPSKDLEQGVAGAYGLLCRLSDRVDKKLLDAAGANLRVISTLSVGVDHLALDEIKKRGIRVGYTPGVLTDATAELAVSLLLTTCRRLPEAIEEVKNGGWSSWSPLWMCGYGLSESTVGIVGLGRIGQAIARRLKPFGVQRFLYTGRQPRPQEAAEFQAEFVPIAQLAAESDFIVVSCSLTPATRGLCNKDFFQKMKNTAVFINISRGDVVNQEDLYQALASGQIAAAGLDVTTPEPLPPSHPLLTLKNCVILPHIGSATYKTRNTMSLLAANNLLAGLRGEPMPSELKL
- the Grhpr gene encoding glyoxylate reductase/hydroxypyruvate reductase isoform X1 — its product is MCGYGLSESTVGIVGLGRIGQAIARRLKPFGVQRFLYTGRQPRPQEAAEFQAEFVPIAQLAAESDFIVVSCSLTPATRGLCNKDFFQKMKNTAVFINISRGDVVNQEDLYQALASGQIAAAGLDVTTPEPLPPSHPLLTLKNCVILPHIGSATYKTRNTMSLLAANNLLAGLRGEPMPSELKL